aaggaaggctccgtactgtcagtgcatagcccgatGCAGCGTTCagtttcatgaactgtgagaccatgacctgagccaaaatcaggagttggacatttagctaactgactgagtcacccaggcgcccctttaattatTTCATCTTACATAAGctataaattcaaattatttccaaACCAGCCGTGGTCTGATATTTTCATGAAGTGACTTAGAAGGtcaatgaaaaatttttatacaaattCAAGCTGAGCCTGAAGTCTCTCCTAGCAGCCATTTCTGGAACCAGCCCCTGAGATAGACTTAGTGAGTACTCTGAAACACTAGGATGTCAAAAGGTTTGATTCCTTCTTGCATACATACCATAATTTGAATTTGGATTCCCTGGGGTCAGAGCCTGACCTTTTAATTGTATCATCCTGCAACTTTGAGTATAGTACTACAATATAAGTAACTGCAGAATTTTCCATAGTGTTTATGGAAATAGAATATGTCAACATATAACCAGTAGTATATTCTGAATACATACactgtatatttgttttaaaaagtagactGTCTTCTAGGGAGCTAATTATAGAATGAACAGAAGAAGGTCAGAATTTACTGTGCtaatagaagaaaaacatgatttataTGACTTCTGCTTTGTAGCTTAGTTCCACACACATAGAGTGCATGTAATAGGGAGAAACGGGCTGGATTTGAAACTTGGTTTTCAGTAGCTTTGTGACTTTGCAGTGTTCAAACAGCAGATCATTTCCTTGTGTCCCCTTCCCTACTGATGCATTGCAGTGATCCTTTCTGTTTGCAGTCATCTACCTTTTCCAGGCAGACGAGGTACAGTGTCAGGtaaaaagtttaaagtttaaagttttcAATTTCCTAATTGAAAAATTActtaaacttggaaaaaatattggtcattttcatttttttcttttttaaaaatatgacacaaACTGCATttatgataatatataaataatactctAAAATCATCTCATCATGTCAGAGTGCCTGTCCAAAAAATGAAAACGGAGCAAACTTATTAAATACGTTGATCATATCCTAGATATGACAACAAGCCTACAAACATCCATTACCAAGGTGTTTTCAGCCAGTTCTGCCTTATAAGAAGAAGACCGAGGAGAGACAAGAGCCCTTTTATATTTTAGCAAAATTCTGTCCAACATTTATAGATGTAGAAGGCACACAGTGATGATTTTTAGCATCTTTATTTCTAATACACTTTGACtatgaaataattatagaaagcAATATTCTTACCATcgtcttttgttgttttctgtttattttggagaACTTGTCATTTAGTGTCATTAATGCCTTGTATAGATGTGCAGGAGTTGGTTCCTTTCTTCTATGCTACTAAATTTCTGGTTCTCTCCCAGGTCCTATCAGCAGTATCCTGGTGAATAAATATGGCAGTCGTCCAATCATGATTGCTGGTGGCTGTTTGTCAGGCTGTGGTTTGATTGCAGCTTCTTTCTGTAATACCGTTCAGGAACTTTACTTGTGTGTTGGAGTCATTGGAGGTGAGTTGCTGTTGGTTCATTTTCAAGCATTAGTTTATTACTGGCTATTTGCTTTTCACTTACATTCATCTTTCAGATCTTTTGAGTGAAATTCCTTCCTTATGGAAATTACTTGATTATCATTTTGAAGAGCTATATAAATACTTTTAAGGGTACTAGAAAATCAAACTTTCAAGGAAAATTGCTATCATACAGTATGTGttcattgttgaatgaatgaatcaaagagATGATAGCATCTCTTGTCCTAAGAATAGTCAATGGTGGTAGATAAAATGTGTCAGGCAACTTCTTGCAAGGTTGATCATTGGTTATTACTCTTTCTCATTACCTCTTCCTCACACAGGGAATAGCCTTCTATTGGAGCAGGAGAGCATAAAACATAAAGCTGGAATTATCTGACAGAATGTCCAGATACATTTCTGAGGGATAAAAGATCCACTTAAtaactcccttcttccttttttgataGCCAGATTAAAATAATGAACTGCTGATGAGTATAATAAAGATTACTTATAACTTCACAATCCAGAGGATGtgactgttaacattttaatgtatgtctttccatacttttttctGTGTACAAACATATAGCCTTTTAATACAAAAAATGATAAGATTATGttttgtaacctttttttttttcacttaccaaGATAccatgaacatctttccatgtcattaaatattctgataacaatattccattgaatagatatatactaaaatttttttttattaagctgTATGCAcagatctcatgaccctgagatcaagagtcatatgctctactgactgagccaaacaggctCCCTAATATATACCATAATTTTATTTGACCAGTCTCTTAGTTAATTGTTCAATATTTAgggtttaatttttgttttttggggtttttttgcattttcttactGTTAGTAAACAGTATTACATTAATAGTCCTTTATgaacatgaatattttctttctttttttttttttattttatttaaaaaaaattttttttttttcaacattttttatttatttttgggacagagagagacagagcatgaacgggggaggggcagagagagagggagacacagaatcagaaacaggctccaggctccgagccatcagcccagagcctgacgcggggctcgaactcacggaccgcgagatcgtgacctggctgaagtcggacgcttaaccgactgcgccacccaggcgccccaaacatgaatattttcttaGGATAACTTTGTAAAAGTGGAACtgctatttttttgaaaaatacatataagcTAAATTGCCCTCCAGAAAGGTCATGCTCACTAAGAGCTCTACCATCATGTGAGAGGGGATACAGCCTTGGCAAAAATAggatattatcttttttaaaaatcatttcatcaGGTGAATGGTGTCTTCTCCTCGTTTTAATTTAAATCTCTTTTGATTATtgggaaagtaaatatttttaatttgtctgtGGCTgtgtatttggggtttttttgttgtctttgtacAAAATTCTTATTAATGGCTTTTGTGTACTTGTTTAAGAATAATGTGTAGTAACTTTACATGTTAAATTATTGTCCCTTTGCATAAGACAcagttatttttccaaattttttttacgtttgtgaaaatacacataacataaaattacttTCCTAACCATCTTTTCAGTGTTCAGTTTAGTGGTATTAActatattcacattgttttgcAACCATTTCTACCATCCATTTTCAGAACtgttttcatcttgcagaactgaaactctgaccccattaaacaataacttcccAGTCCCCATCCCTCCAAATATCTGTtgccaatttttttctgttgacttttctttggaagaaaaatttggggtggggggcagtgcctgggtggcttagtcagttgagagtccaacttcagcttaggtcatgatctcatggttcattagttcaagctctgcatcgggctctgcgctgacagttcagagcttggagcctgcttcggatactgtgtctccctccctatgtgcccctcccccagtcgcactctgtctctctcaaaaataaacattaaaaaaccagaaagaggggtggcgcctaggtggctcagttgttaagcatgcgactttgcttaggtcatgatctcgtggtccatgagttcaagccccatgtcgggctctgtgctgacagctcagagcctggagcctgcttcggattctgtgtctccgtctctctctgatcctccctgactcacggtctgtctctctctcaaaaataagtaaacgtttaaaaattttaagttttttttttatttttataagatttatgtatttatttagtgagggggagagggagagcgtgcaCGTGAGCCTGTATGCACCGGCAAATGGGGAGCAGcggaaagagaaaatcctaagcaggctccccactgccagggTGGAGCCTAATgtgcacagggcttgaactcacgaacacgtgaggtcatgacctgagccaaaatcaagagtcagatgcctaaccaactgagccaccccaggcacccctatttgcctatttttaaacatctggtaccctgccctccccctgccatgttttacatttaaaacttctgaatagaagaaaacattttacataaaatgagaagaaacataAAAGTCTGTTTGCTCCTACATGGTTACTCAGCTTATTCTCTTTTATTcgttcctcaaatatttattaacaaccATGTGTGTATCAAGCAGTGTTCTAGATATTGTTGGGAATAGAACAACAAAATTGGGCTAAATCATACTCTTTAATGGGAGGGGGCAGACAATACTACTcacaaatatatgaataaataggGAAAATATCAGCTAGTAATAATGCTATACAAAGCCTCAAAACAAAGTGTTCTGACAGAGAAAGACTAGATGGTCTATGAAGGTAGGGTGCTCTGGAGACATGTCCTTAACCAAGAAATCTGAGTAAACAGGGAACTAGCTTTGTGAAAATCTAGGGGAACCTAAGCCCCAGGTCAACAGTGTACTTCTTGGCACGGGTGAGAATGGTCTGGTATGAGATGAGGAAGGGAGTTAACCTAAGGGAAGGTTATGGTTGGGAAGCCACTATCAGGCTTGAAACATTGGAGTGATCTGCTCTGGTGTATTGGTTTAATGCTCTGTGAATGGCTTAAATATAAATGGTAGGGAACAAGCAGGGACCAGGGAAAGCATCTAGAAGTTATTTGAATATTCACTTTTACTAGCACTGTTTATTGAACAATTCTTTATACAGGAATTAAAAACTTCACTTTTACATTAagtgtatgcatatataatgtttacattaaaatatatgtgttatatatatatacataatatttattttatatacatatatatatatatatatatataatatatttttttacattaaatgttCATGGACTCTGTCCACTTTCACAGATCAGTGTTTATGCCTGAGTCAGAGCCACACTGTTGTAATGACTGTAGCTTCTGTAAGTCCATTTAAATATCTGTTACTGTTTGTCCCACTCCTCCTGTACCACAGGAGGACTTCCTGATTGACTCCCATGCATTCTCTTAAGTGTGTTTTAGAGTCATTTTACCCTATTCCAAAATGAAATGCACTGACATTTTCATTGGAATCACATTAAATTAATACATTcatttggggagtattgacatcTTGATGATGTTGTGTTTTATTGTCCAAAAACTGTGTGtgcgcttgtgtgtgtgttttcattctctGACCCTTTAGGAAAGTTACACAGTTGCAGTGATTAAAATTGcacattttttacttttggtgctattgtaaagtcattttttaaaatgtttctttatttttgagagggattgAGAATACGGGCAGgcgaggtgcagagagagagggagcagcctctgtactgacaacaggaacctgatgtggggcttcaactcatgaactatgagatcatgacctgagctcaagttggatgtttgtccacctgagccatccaggtgcccctttggtgctattataaaaggaataattttGTGTTGCACTTTCTGTTGTAAAACTTGTCTCTAGTTGATAATTATCCACTTAATGATTTTTCTGTCATTACAGTGATTCCTCAGGTGGTTTTGCGAGATTAGACAAATAGTTATTCACCTTCAAATactataaacaataataaaaataactaacatttattgagtgcagACTCCAATGCCATGCACTGTTTTAACCAACAGCACTGTGCACCTGTTTTACGTATTAGGAGACACTCACATGTCCGACATTACCAGCAAGTCGCAatgctgagatttgaacccacatATGTCTGCTTTTAGATACCACACTTTAAACCATTATACGGTATATCCTGTAATGGTGAGGATTTTTGTCTCGTTTGCATTATTTATaactcttattttaatttctttgttttgttaacCAATTCCATATACGTTGCTGACATTTATTATAGTATGTGATTCTTTTTAACCCTCCTCCCCAGGTCTTGGGCTTGCCTTCAACTTGAATCCGGCTCTGACCATGATTGGCAAGTATTTCTACAAGAGGCGACCATTGGCAAATGGACTGGCCATGGCAGGCAGCCCTGTGTTTCTCTCTACTCTGGCCCCCCTCAATCAGGCTTTCTTTGGTATCTTTGGCTGGAGAGGAAGCTTCCTAATTCTTGGGGGCCTCCTACTAAATTGCTGTGTAGCTGGTGCCCTGATGCGACCGATAGGGCCCCCGCCAACCAACGCAGGGAAAGATAAGTCTAAAGAATCCCTTCAGGATGCTggaaaatctgaaggaaaaaagggagtAGGTGATGCAAATACAGATCTTATTGGAGGAAACCCTAAACAAGAGAAACGATCAGTCTTCCAAACAATTAATAAATTCCTGGACTTATCTCTGTTCACACACAGAGGCTTTTTGCTATACCTCTCCGGAAATGTGCTCATGTTTTTTGGACTATTTACTCCTTTGGTCTTTCTCAGTAATTATGGCAAGAGTAAACATTACTCTAGTGAGAaggctgccttccttctttccattctggCTTTCGTCGATATGGTAGCCAGACCTTCTATGGGACTTGTAGCCAACACGAAGTGGATAAGACCTCGAGTTCAGTACTTTTTTGCTGCTTCTATTATTGCAAATGGAGTGTGTCATCTGCTAGCACCTTTATCCTCCAGCTACATTGGGTTCTGCGTCTATGCAGGATTCTTTGGATttgcatttgggtggctcagctccGTATTATTCGAAACACTGATGGACCTTGTTGGACCCCAGAGGTTCTCCAGCGCTGTGGGATTGGTGACCATTGTGGAATGCTGTCCTGTCCTCTTGGGGCCGCCACTTTTAGGTATAGTATGCCTTACTACCTCTTTGGTCCTCTTAACATAAAACAGGCATAGAAAATTGGGAAGGTGATAAAAAGCAGAGATTAGTGAGCCTCTGGGTGGCAGAGAGCATTTTTCATCTCTGTAGCCTCAGTGCTGACACAATGCTTGGCACAGCATAATTGCTCAGAT
Above is a window of Panthera uncia isolate 11264 chromosome C1 unlocalized genomic scaffold, Puncia_PCG_1.0 HiC_scaffold_4, whole genome shotgun sequence DNA encoding:
- the SLC16A1 gene encoding monocarboxylate transporter 1; its protein translation is MPPAVGGPVGYTPPDGGWGWAVVVGAFISIGFSYAFPKSITVFFKEIEGIFNATTSEVSWISSIMLAVMYGGGPISSILVNKYGSRPIMIAGGCLSGCGLIAASFCNTVQELYLCVGVIGGLGLAFNLNPALTMIGKYFYKRRPLANGLAMAGSPVFLSTLAPLNQAFFGIFGWRGSFLILGGLLLNCCVAGALMRPIGPPPTNAGKDKSKESLQDAGKSEGKKGVGDANTDLIGGNPKQEKRSVFQTINKFLDLSLFTHRGFLLYLSGNVLMFFGLFTPLVFLSNYGKSKHYSSEKAAFLLSILAFVDMVARPSMGLVANTKWIRPRVQYFFAASIIANGVCHLLAPLSSSYIGFCVYAGFFGFAFGWLSSVLFETLMDLVGPQRFSSAVGLVTIVECCPVLLGPPLLGRLNDIYGDYKYTYWACGVILIIAGIYLFIGMGINYRLVAKEQKAEKQQKKENKEEETSVDAAEKPKEYTADSEEQKDTEGSPKEEESPV